In one Spirosoma rigui genomic region, the following are encoded:
- a CDS encoding acetate and sugar kinases/Hsc70/actin family protein, with amino-acid sequence MPTTFSLHNPTPGLHWYVSKPLGTDQIAAIRDPQGGQTVKQPTSIPSPFARMDLVRSAFLNLSLKPDLMGTVNDQRIVSDCLDVGELFFNYDKLKTFVTITPFDVRTDLDRMRNSGNLGHKRLGDALKLFLDQDAAEYNFNAINRLFVLSYRGRVVGGTSPKTLFFSSGNDLSWVDVSMGNDRLFDASVCPLHQRDIEYQKFWYAIKLFMPDFRTRFREVDDYLNRSKALLQQQNPAMFYEHIESQNGQPLLTREKFDSDFDELTTGPGDVVEVLGFPLRKKKSDARAIDQVSDFIIKSDKYARLNQGKPRPMALQNRFFRQFTYVPQAQWNPNTPVPYVARESWRDNQRPLPGQPGNYPWLTVSDFLEPYLIRLPYPTDRGRFFDGNLQAPASDKGFLLPLKKDFFDFFDVEDLLTGRVRLKMTPQAGGVLVTLDIPVTAPNQPGNQFVTFERVYAQAIGAQNSTAPNELTNEGIIVENSFTVNIYPFVRSGSVTVPADYRVQLIESGFDSQNTYELTYFAQQTNAPVAAESKHQRTVRQQNTDGSSVYYVMREEFDYLQTSIRADGRDLSGILIPRWQRYDGGSKQFEFSVDFGTTNTHVEYKVDGGAPRPFDVAELTPQVATLVAPAQYNPALFELFLLYDLEFVPPTIGPGRPDSFPTRTAIAEPMNLSFNQQTQALADFNIPFYVERQPAGSNRITTNLKWAKNSDQTERRVEAFLEELLMLIKNKVLTEGGNLAQTTVYWFFPASMTPGRVSQLRADWQLLYDRYIGGSAGRLREVSESVAPFYYYKQNPTLSASARPVINVDIGGGTSDVVVYERNEPKLLTSFRFAGNAIYGDAFSEYGAASHNGFVRKYADRIQTLLDSQSLGNLSDNNRRMLDTNRSEDIMAFWFSIEKSNDVKAKSMLSFNGMLAKDEDLKIVFVLFYTALLYHIARLMKHRGIGLPGAITFSGTGSKLLTIISSDDAMLGKLARAVFEKVYEQEYGTSGLTLFYEKRGPKEVTCKGALMQPANSRPVDTEAISYVYPATFADEFPTLTYTDLRKPEVVDSLLKETNAFIDFFFALNQQFSFVRNLNVSARSLVVAQQELRTHLDTSLMDGIQRKESEVAAEFSGMSDALGAPIEETLFFYPLIGAINKLANALA; translated from the coding sequence ATGCCTACAACATTCAGTTTACATAACCCGACACCGGGACTACACTGGTACGTCAGCAAACCGCTCGGCACCGATCAGATCGCGGCCATTCGGGATCCGCAGGGCGGCCAAACCGTGAAACAGCCAACGTCCATTCCCAGCCCGTTTGCCCGGATGGACCTGGTGCGGTCGGCTTTCCTCAACCTGTCGCTCAAACCCGATCTCATGGGTACCGTCAACGATCAGCGGATCGTGTCGGACTGCCTGGACGTGGGGGAGTTATTTTTCAATTACGACAAGCTCAAAACGTTTGTCACCATTACCCCCTTCGACGTTCGTACCGATCTGGACCGGATGCGAAATTCGGGCAACCTGGGCCACAAACGACTGGGCGATGCGCTGAAGCTCTTCCTGGATCAGGATGCGGCCGAGTATAATTTCAACGCCATCAACCGCCTGTTTGTCCTCAGCTACCGGGGCCGGGTGGTGGGCGGCACATCGCCCAAGACACTGTTCTTCTCGTCGGGTAATGACCTGAGCTGGGTCGACGTATCGATGGGCAATGATCGGCTGTTCGACGCATCGGTATGCCCGCTACACCAGCGCGACATTGAATACCAGAAGTTCTGGTACGCTATCAAGCTGTTCATGCCCGACTTCCGCACTCGTTTCCGGGAGGTGGACGACTACCTGAACCGGAGTAAAGCACTGTTGCAACAGCAGAACCCGGCGATGTTCTACGAGCATATCGAATCGCAGAACGGCCAGCCTTTGCTGACCCGCGAAAAATTTGATTCGGACTTCGACGAGCTGACCACCGGGCCGGGTGACGTCGTAGAGGTGCTGGGCTTTCCGCTCCGCAAGAAAAAATCCGACGCCCGCGCCATCGACCAGGTGAGTGATTTCATCATCAAGTCGGACAAATACGCACGGCTGAATCAGGGGAAACCCCGCCCGATGGCGCTGCAAAACCGGTTCTTCCGGCAGTTTACCTACGTACCGCAGGCTCAGTGGAACCCCAACACACCCGTTCCCTACGTGGCCCGCGAATCGTGGCGCGACAACCAGCGGCCGCTGCCGGGTCAGCCGGGAAACTATCCCTGGCTCACCGTTAGCGATTTCCTGGAGCCGTACCTGATTCGTCTGCCGTACCCTACCGATCGGGGGCGTTTCTTCGACGGTAATTTGCAGGCCCCCGCGTCGGACAAAGGGTTTCTGCTGCCGCTGAAAAAAGATTTTTTCGACTTCTTCGACGTAGAGGATCTGCTCACAGGGCGTGTCCGGTTGAAGATGACCCCACAGGCCGGTGGTGTTCTTGTTACGCTGGATATTCCGGTAACGGCGCCCAACCAGCCCGGTAACCAGTTCGTTACCTTCGAACGGGTATACGCGCAGGCTATCGGCGCGCAGAATTCGACCGCGCCCAACGAACTCACCAACGAGGGTATCATTGTTGAGAACTCGTTCACGGTCAATATCTATCCGTTTGTGCGGTCGGGCAGCGTAACCGTTCCCGCCGATTACCGGGTGCAGCTGATCGAGTCGGGTTTTGACAGCCAGAATACGTACGAACTGACCTATTTCGCGCAGCAGACCAACGCGCCCGTTGCGGCCGAGTCGAAACACCAGCGCACCGTCCGGCAGCAGAACACCGACGGGTCGAGTGTGTATTACGTGATGCGGGAAGAGTTCGATTACCTACAAACGAGCATCCGCGCCGACGGCCGTGATCTGAGCGGCATCCTCATTCCGCGCTGGCAGCGGTACGATGGCGGCAGCAAGCAGTTTGAGTTCTCGGTAGACTTTGGTACGACCAACACCCACGTCGAGTACAAAGTTGATGGGGGCGCACCCCGCCCGTTCGACGTGGCCGAGCTGACGCCCCAGGTGGCTACCCTCGTGGCACCGGCGCAGTACAATCCCGCCCTTTTTGAGCTGTTCCTGCTTTACGATCTGGAGTTTGTGCCGCCAACCATCGGCCCCGGCCGGCCGGATAGCTTTCCGACGCGTACGGCCATTGCCGAGCCCATGAACCTGAGTTTCAATCAGCAAACGCAGGCGCTGGCCGACTTCAATATTCCGTTTTATGTGGAGCGGCAGCCGGCGGGTTCCAACCGCATTACTACCAACCTGAAATGGGCTAAAAACAGCGACCAGACCGAACGGCGCGTAGAAGCTTTTCTGGAAGAGCTACTGATGCTGATCAAGAATAAGGTCCTGACCGAAGGGGGCAACCTGGCCCAAACCACGGTGTACTGGTTTTTCCCCGCCAGTATGACCCCCGGTCGGGTGAGCCAACTCCGGGCCGACTGGCAACTGCTCTATGACCGATACATTGGTGGGTCGGCGGGGCGTTTGCGCGAGGTGTCGGAATCGGTAGCGCCGTTCTATTATTACAAGCAGAACCCCACGCTGAGTGCCTCGGCCCGGCCCGTGATCAACGTCGATATTGGCGGGGGCACCTCCGACGTAGTCGTCTACGAACGCAACGAACCGAAGCTGCTTACGTCGTTCCGGTTTGCGGGTAATGCCATCTACGGCGACGCCTTCAGCGAGTACGGTGCAGCCAGCCACAACGGCTTCGTTCGCAAATACGCCGACCGCATCCAGACCCTGCTCGATAGCCAGAGCCTGGGTAACCTGAGCGATAATAACCGGCGCATGCTGGACACGAACCGCTCGGAAGACATCATGGCGTTCTGGTTCTCGATCGAGAAGAGCAACGATGTGAAAGCAAAGAGCATGCTCTCGTTCAACGGGATGCTCGCCAAGGATGAGGACCTGAAAATCGTGTTCGTCCTGTTCTATACGGCGCTGCTCTACCACATCGCGCGGCTCATGAAACACCGTGGTATTGGTCTGCCGGGGGCTATCACGTTCAGCGGAACGGGCTCTAAACTGCTGACAATCATCAGTTCCGATGATGCTATGCTGGGTAAACTGGCCCGCGCCGTTTTCGAGAAAGTCTATGAACAGGAGTACGGTACCAGCGGGCTGACACTCTTCTACGAGAAGCGGGGACCCAAAGAGGTGACCTGTAAAGGAGCGCTCATGCAGCCAGCCAACAGCCGCCCGGTCGATACCGAAGCGATCAGCTACGTGTATCCGGCTACTTTTGCCGATGAGTTCCCGACGCTGACCTACACTGACCTGCGTAAGCCGGAAGTGGTTGATTCGCTGCTAAAAGAAACCAATGCGTTCATCGACTTTTTCTTCGCGCTGAACCAGCAGTTTAGCTTCGTACGCAACCTGAACGTATCGGCGCGGTCGCTGGTGGTGGCGCAGCAGGAATTACGGACTCATCTGGATACGTCGCTGATGGATGGTATCCAGCGGAAAGAAAGTGAAGTGGCCGCCGAGTTCAGCGGGATGTCTGATGCTTTGGGAGCGCCCATTGAGGAAACGTTATTCTTTTATCCGCTCATCGGTGCCATCAACAAACTGGCCAACGCGCTGGCGTAA
- a CDS encoding Ig-like domain-containing domain — MTFRHFVLAFIVSLPILLQNCAQVAQPPGGKKDTLAPKLVSSLPKMRQLNYAGKSVELTFDEYVNTENLQQKVTITPQDSNTFIVKSLPFGVRLNFDKPLQPNTTYTIDFADGIKDITERNIAKDSKVVFSTGPTLDSLYLTGNVVDDESRQPLLGFVVGLFASTDTLPINRKRPQYFARTDSNGNYRIENVKAGLYKVYGFDDKDLNLVNNTPGERVAFRDSVLNLSRNYTDINMVAFRGYGKPRISRRERTDETLGLELSSGIASYKINYAKPGDTLISFLETPKMIRIYRPANRAAGDTMTVSIAAQDSVGTVTDLKERIYFSPLKTRAKNRTPLTVQVKPQAGEPIDRNLEFTLTFNKPVLSFSTQLINIGPDSTKPFQLTPAELTWSNNYSQLVIKRATNVRDSLLFRLQKGAFISVQGDTLARYLARYTIADEDSYGLIAGRVNRPDTKFIVELLDQNYKVVRTAYGTPNYSFARLRPGQYRVRLIIDANGNRKRDIGNVQKGIQPETIIYHPGAEEGGLIPLKQNFELTDIDF; from the coding sequence ATGACATTCCGCCATTTTGTCCTTGCTTTCATTGTATCGCTGCCGATTCTACTCCAAAACTGCGCTCAGGTTGCCCAGCCGCCCGGTGGCAAGAAAGATACGCTGGCCCCAAAACTGGTGAGCAGCCTGCCAAAAATGCGACAACTGAACTACGCCGGCAAATCGGTTGAGTTAACGTTCGATGAATATGTCAATACCGAAAACCTCCAGCAGAAGGTAACCATCACCCCGCAGGATAGCAATACCTTTATTGTGAAGTCGCTGCCATTTGGAGTCCGGCTCAACTTCGACAAACCCCTCCAGCCCAACACAACTTACACTATAGACTTCGCCGACGGGATCAAAGACATTACCGAACGGAACATCGCCAAAGATTCAAAAGTCGTTTTCAGCACCGGACCAACCCTCGACTCGCTGTACCTGACCGGTAATGTCGTAGACGACGAAAGCCGCCAGCCGCTACTGGGTTTCGTCGTCGGCTTGTTTGCCTCCACCGATACCCTGCCCATCAACCGCAAACGCCCCCAGTACTTTGCCCGGACCGACAGCAACGGCAACTACCGGATCGAAAACGTGAAAGCCGGCCTCTATAAAGTGTATGGCTTTGACGACAAGGACCTCAACCTCGTGAACAACACGCCGGGCGAACGGGTCGCGTTTCGGGATAGCGTGCTCAACCTGTCCCGCAATTACACGGATATTAATATGGTCGCTTTCCGCGGCTACGGCAAACCCCGCATCAGCCGGCGCGAACGGACCGACGAAACCCTGGGCCTCGAACTCAGCAGCGGTATTGCCAGCTACAAGATCAATTACGCTAAACCTGGCGACACGCTCATCTCGTTTCTGGAAACGCCGAAGATGATTCGTATCTACCGCCCCGCCAACCGGGCCGCCGGCGACACGATGACCGTATCCATTGCGGCCCAGGACTCCGTTGGTACTGTTACGGATCTGAAGGAACGTATCTACTTCTCCCCCCTCAAAACAAGGGCTAAGAACCGCACACCCCTGACCGTTCAGGTCAAGCCACAGGCGGGTGAGCCCATTGACCGGAATCTCGAATTCACCCTGACGTTTAACAAGCCCGTACTGAGTTTCAGCACGCAGCTGATCAACATTGGCCCCGACAGTACCAAGCCTTTTCAACTCACCCCGGCCGAGCTCACCTGGAGCAATAATTATTCACAACTCGTCATCAAACGGGCTACCAACGTGCGCGATAGTCTGTTGTTTCGGCTCCAGAAAGGCGCGTTCATTAGCGTTCAGGGTGATACGCTCGCCCGCTATCTGGCCCGCTATACCATTGCCGACGAAGACTCCTACGGGCTGATTGCAGGACGTGTTAACCGGCCCGATACCAAATTCATTGTAGAATTACTGGACCAGAACTATAAGGTGGTGCGAACCGCCTACGGAACGCCCAATTATAGCTTCGCCCGACTCCGACCCGGCCAGTACCGCGTTCGGCTTATCATTGACGCCAACGGCAACCGCAAACGCGACATTGGCAACGTGCAGAAGGGCATCCAGCCCGAAACAATCATCTACCATCCCGGCGCCGAAGAAGGCGGACTGATTCCGCTCAAACAAAATTTCGAACTGACCGATATTGATTTTTGA
- the rsmA gene encoding 16S rRNA (adenine(1518)-N(6)/adenine(1519)-N(6))-dimethyltransferase RsmA, with protein MYVKPKKELGQHFLKDLAIAQRIAELLNGHGSYSQVLEIGPGTGVLTQFLLKNNAYETFVIEIDRESVDYLKVHFPDLDGRILGADFLNIRPDLLPNKQPGNTGSFAVIGNFPYNISSQILFKVLEMRDRVPEVVGMFQREVAQRIASGPGNKEYGILSVFMQAWYDVKYEFTVDPDVFNPPPKVHSGVLSCRRNDKTDLGCDERKFTQVVKHGFGQRRKTLRNALKPLNPPESALSHPFMDKRAEQLSVDEFVALTKLMEVKD; from the coding sequence GTGTACGTCAAACCTAAAAAAGAACTTGGTCAGCATTTCCTGAAAGACCTCGCCATTGCGCAACGGATTGCCGAGCTACTCAACGGCCACGGCAGCTATTCGCAGGTACTCGAAATTGGACCCGGTACCGGCGTTCTGACCCAGTTTCTGCTTAAAAACAACGCGTATGAGACTTTCGTGATCGAGATCGACCGGGAGTCGGTCGATTACCTGAAGGTTCATTTCCCTGACCTGGACGGGCGCATCCTGGGGGCCGACTTTTTGAATATCCGCCCGGATCTGTTGCCCAACAAGCAGCCCGGCAATACGGGTTCTTTCGCCGTGATTGGCAATTTCCCCTATAATATTTCCAGTCAGATTCTGTTCAAAGTGCTTGAGATGCGGGACCGCGTCCCCGAAGTAGTGGGCATGTTTCAGCGCGAGGTAGCGCAGCGCATTGCCTCCGGACCAGGCAATAAAGAGTACGGTATTTTAAGCGTGTTCATGCAGGCATGGTACGACGTCAAGTACGAGTTTACCGTAGACCCCGACGTGTTCAACCCACCCCCCAAAGTGCATTCAGGCGTGCTTTCCTGCCGGCGCAATGACAAGACCGATCTTGGCTGCGACGAACGTAAGTTCACCCAGGTTGTCAAGCACGGATTTGGCCAGCGCCGGAAAACCCTGCGCAATGCCCTGAAGCCCCTTAACCCACCCGAAAGCGCCCTGAGCCATCCGTTCATGGATAAGCGCGCGGAGCAATTGAGCGTGGATGAGTTCGTAGCCCTGACCAAATTGATGGAGGTAAAGGACTAA
- the mgtE gene encoding magnesium transporter, with product MTFELTKDYLEHLQSTIDAGDDGLLRAEMADLFPADISGILYELDPDPARYLLNLLDKSVGAEILANLDPNDRPRLLKAFTSEELAPYINLMDSDDAVDLLNEQAIQVREEVIGLLEDREQARFILDLLHYEDGVAGSLMQKELIKINVNLTVNACIEEIRQQAENVENVYAVYVVDDNGKLLGLVSLKKIVLARKTAKIADIYDDDVVYVETYRPVAEVAEVMQKYDLDAIPVVNIQQRLLGRITIDDVVDVITEQAEEDIQVISGLSGEVEEDDSIWQRSKVQLPWLVAGAVGSLLAATVINGFQSELGKIAALAAFIPIIGSTGGNVGIQTSSLILQSLADTSGLSTTLGRRLLRTLLVAIINGLVVGLIAGTYTFIIGEPRLFFVVAISLLAVVLLASFMGTVTPLLLNRIGINPAVASGPFITTANDLIGIGVYFMIAQWLLAEV from the coding sequence ATGACTTTCGAACTCACCAAAGATTACCTTGAACACCTCCAGTCGACCATCGACGCGGGCGACGACGGGCTGCTGCGGGCTGAGATGGCCGACCTTTTCCCGGCCGACATTTCGGGAATTCTGTATGAACTTGATCCCGACCCGGCCCGCTACCTGCTGAACCTGCTGGACAAGTCGGTTGGCGCCGAGATTCTGGCCAACCTGGACCCCAACGACCGCCCGCGCCTGCTTAAGGCGTTCACATCGGAAGAGCTGGCTCCCTACATCAACCTGATGGATTCCGATGATGCCGTTGACCTGCTCAATGAACAGGCCATTCAGGTACGGGAGGAAGTGATTGGTCTGCTCGAAGACCGCGAACAGGCCCGGTTCATTCTCGACCTGCTCCACTATGAAGATGGCGTAGCGGGCAGTTTGATGCAGAAAGAGCTGATCAAAATCAATGTCAACCTGACGGTTAACGCCTGCATTGAAGAAATTCGCCAGCAGGCCGAAAACGTCGAGAACGTTTATGCCGTCTACGTTGTCGATGACAACGGGAAGCTCCTCGGGCTGGTATCGCTCAAGAAGATCGTGCTGGCCCGTAAGACGGCTAAAATTGCCGATATCTACGATGACGACGTCGTCTACGTCGAGACCTATCGGCCCGTAGCAGAAGTTGCCGAAGTGATGCAGAAGTATGACCTGGACGCCATTCCGGTCGTAAATATCCAGCAACGACTGCTGGGCCGGATTACGATCGATGACGTGGTCGACGTCATTACAGAACAGGCGGAGGAAGATATTCAGGTAATTTCGGGTCTGTCGGGCGAAGTTGAAGAGGATGACAGCATCTGGCAGCGGTCCAAAGTGCAGTTGCCCTGGCTGGTTGCCGGAGCGGTAGGAAGCCTGCTGGCAGCTACCGTCATCAACGGTTTTCAGAGCGAACTAGGCAAGATCGCAGCCCTGGCCGCCTTCATTCCCATCATTGGGTCAACGGGTGGGAACGTAGGTATTCAAACCTCATCGCTTATTCTGCAAAGCCTGGCCGATACGTCGGGCCTGAGCACAACGCTGGGGCGTCGGCTGCTGCGGACCCTGCTCGTTGCCATTATCAACGGTCTGGTCGTTGGTCTCATTGCGGGAACGTATACGTTCATCATCGGTGAGCCCCGCCTGTTTTTCGTCGTGGCCATCTCGCTGCTGGCTGTCGTTTTGCTGGCGTCGTTTATGGGTACAGTAACCCCCCTGCTGCTCAATCGAATCGGTATCAACCCGGCCGTTGCTTCGGGGCCTTTTATCACTACGGCCAATGACCTGATTGGCATTGGCGTCTATTTCATGATTGCCCAGTGGCTGCTGGCGGAGGTTTAA
- the dtd gene encoding D-aminoacyl-tRNA deacylase, translating to MVAVIQRVSQASVTIDNRIHGQIGIGFLVLLGITHTDTPDDVEWLSKKIVGMRIFNDADEKMNLDLAAVQGDILLISQFTLHASTKKGNRPGFTEAARPEVAIPLYESMIGQLSRDLGKAVQTGQFGADMKVALLNDGPVTIVIDTKNRQ from the coding sequence ATGGTTGCCGTTATTCAGCGCGTTTCTCAAGCCTCTGTCACTATTGACAACCGCATTCACGGGCAGATTGGCATCGGGTTTCTCGTGCTGCTGGGCATCACCCATACCGATACGCCCGACGACGTGGAATGGCTCAGCAAGAAAATCGTCGGCATGCGCATCTTCAACGACGCCGACGAAAAAATGAACCTCGATTTGGCTGCTGTTCAGGGCGACATCCTGCTCATTAGCCAGTTTACGCTTCATGCCAGCACCAAAAAGGGCAACCGTCCCGGCTTTACGGAAGCCGCTCGTCCGGAAGTAGCCATTCCGCTTTATGAGTCGATGATTGGCCAGTTGAGTCGAGACCTGGGCAAAGCCGTTCAAACCGGCCAGTTCGGTGCCGACATGAAAGTAGCGCTGCTCAACGACGGACCCGTCACGATCGTTATCGACACCAAAAACCGGCAGTGA
- a CDS encoding DUF2237 family protein: MQKNVLGSDLGGCCSNPMTGFYRDGFCRTDDEDQGRHVICAILTESFLTFTRSQGNDLTTPQPRYQFPGLKPGDRWCLCALRWREAYEAGVAPPVLLACTHERALHYVTIDMLRASAFEE, encoded by the coding sequence ATGCAAAAAAACGTACTTGGTTCTGACCTGGGCGGCTGCTGCTCCAACCCCATGACTGGTTTCTACCGCGATGGCTTTTGCCGCACCGACGACGAGGACCAGGGTCGCCACGTTATCTGCGCCATACTAACCGAATCGTTCCTGACGTTTACGCGCAGCCAAGGCAATGACCTTACCACGCCCCAGCCCCGCTACCAGTTTCCCGGCCTCAAACCCGGTGACCGCTGGTGCCTGTGTGCACTACGCTGGCGCGAAGCCTACGAAGCCGGGGTAGCTCCCCCGGTGCTGCTCGCCTGCACCCACGAACGGGCTCTGCACTACGTGACAATCGATATGCTGCGGGCGTCGGCATTTGAAGAGTAA
- a CDS encoding O-methyltransferase — translation MDFLPADINAYAEAHTSPETDVLSQLSRNTRAHVMAPRMLSGHLQGRFLSMIAHMIRPRRILEIGTYTGYSALCLAEGLTDDGRLITIDHNEELESFARSYWQRSPLANQIELRIGSAADVIPALDETFDLVFIDADKRNNALYYDLVFDKLRPGGIILADNVLWSGKVVNPVKPADQDTAAVLAFNQKIQDDPRVENVLLPLRDGIMMIRKF, via the coding sequence ATGGATTTTTTGCCCGCCGACATTAACGCGTACGCCGAAGCGCACACTTCCCCCGAAACGGACGTACTGAGTCAGCTCAGTCGCAACACCCGCGCCCATGTAATGGCGCCCCGCATGTTATCCGGGCATCTGCAGGGCCGTTTCCTGTCGATGATCGCCCACATGATTCGTCCCCGTCGCATCCTGGAAATCGGCACCTATACGGGCTATTCGGCATTGTGCCTCGCCGAAGGACTCACCGATGACGGGCGGCTTATCACGATCGATCACAATGAAGAACTGGAATCGTTTGCCCGCTCCTACTGGCAGCGATCTCCATTGGCCAACCAGATAGAGCTACGCATCGGCAGCGCGGCCGATGTAATTCCTGCGCTCGATGAGACGTTTGACCTGGTGTTCATCGATGCCGATAAACGCAACAATGCCCTGTACTACGACCTGGTCTTCGACAAGCTGCGCCCCGGCGGCATCATACTGGCCGACAATGTCCTGTGGAGCGGTAAGGTCGTGAATCCGGTGAAGCCTGCCGATCAGGATACAGCCGCCGTGCTGGCCTTCAACCAAAAAATTCAGGATGATCCGCGCGTTGAGAACGTGTTGCTGCCCCTGCGCGACGGGATCATGATGATTCGTAAATTTTAG